One genomic window of Hydra vulgaris chromosome 03, alternate assembly HydraT2T_AEP includes the following:
- the LOC100208516 gene encoding sodium leak channel NALCN, translated as MLQSNSKDLFSPPLSNKNVSSASLNELQNKSGYDFSESNYKNKPRLSVYGDNLITLHTPEKIEAVLMGGKSSQERSSSFTEQHEMLQNVVGILQENVADNTEELKQAHNYNTGVYKRFIWKKLWFQIIIRGACIISVISVCMNTPQTFKAVPSLKYLTIVMDFITGIVLSFEIVLKIVAKGIILSKNSYFRSPGRVFEFVMVVCIIISVILQFLEIKKFFPNVELDYIVISFIRAPRPFLLFRVMKSLLNISLPKSVSLRSLKQIGSVLLFTAYFMSLAAVIGVQMFGIMKYYCVKLSADPNNISNNDFLIPASRCSKNYSSSFQCPEGFTCKPLQFEKFRQDRRYFEHILTGLLTVYEASSMEGWSYMMYDAINTRHFAFAVVYNVALIFFIAWLVKNVFIAIITEAFADLRIQVSRLNNSSKKKNTDQRVLQKIDSQMELIRIEQLFPKNYVSQSVHKFVNTLKFKCFIYFCIFIDAVIQAVNSKSLSVSPIVFTIIFDIELILKIIAMGFKRYYNSFTCRFEGALCIGSTVLIFPLMNGYKGCALFQVMRVFRLVLISSSLTVFLNRILGSGKKLGNLLLFTLAVLVIASGVTMQLFCGIGTSNQSNNKVFSILSETSFGDFPNATVAMFQVFMSENWNGVMNDLLWQGQKKYSWLVFITFISFHLLAATILLSVFVALILDNLELEEGVKLLKQHRQGVEVADTQEALPARIQLFEKLKPRPKLVSLDNMNECSLPKVRQSFVNKFITSLNDVEDANNIIAHLSKKSSNTSKSCLNEFRLSFFEDKPNELHYLTQLRKQSTISEFIAEVHSKRTSYKGSEVANGKLSNLKAMRHSPRISPSSNLYSPRETSSGFRPMLGLRLSNHKISTLTQENKRIQTKTNKKKDIDVALMRQKLEEAHYKKESHIDYLRENHPTFDKSLFIFSSKHPLRMFIHKIVHARYRAFNTDDKSIQVGAFSFDRLKRYIGSQTYLDWLMLLFTQISCLAMAFETVNVRVFHNSDCKVLSIIEYVFVISTSIELTLKIVADGLLFTPNAFIQDVGGVLHVFIYIVSLIYLVWQPKIIPPFSAAQYILVLRALRPLRIITLAPPLRKVVWVLLSGYKDIFKVAILQGVLMFAFASYGVQVFAEKLMKCNDSDFQNKNKCVGSFYKTVASPRNLQGLNGNKTKILVPRVWSNPRNFDFDNLGKAFLALLELLSLEGWTDVRDTIKDQTGWVGILYPHAYVVAACLLGLTLFIGVIVSNFNETKGTALLTVEQKRWKDLKKKLELAQPLHLPPRPKDSFIRGKLYDFFNCKWYNQFYAFILLVNVGTLFRGQWEPNDLDSIWNSSLISIAVICCIIFFIDLVLKVVAYSVKGYWLSWRNRFDFILTLSGIVFSVWILLSFSQRNTHDEAKQFGVAIFILRFLSFSGKSNDLRMLMLTVVMSLTKCFFTIGVMLMIMACYAFVGVILFGNVKHGLALNNQANFETTYNAMLLLFRMTTGEDWNRVMRDATLSWPYCKLNDKEDYKFSNCGNTTAAYFFFHSFYFIINYIFLNLFIAVVIENFSIFYSTDDDPIMSQQDIRNFQEAWNAEDKGNSGSISVQSARKVIESLHKTLKLEKSAHPLLFKCMSAEIEKIRNGKNVFFHDLLFVVAYKKIDITKNLQLEERLARAELDDGIKEEVAAEVIREWIVRVIQQNKTKVKSQLEKKISGGSGESELTDGSLKSDFDGASVNSFPNQTTLNQNYDVQSSFDGIRKRKQGLNDVKDELYTWWNSAIDENESLLEKKNEMK; from the exons GTTTATTTGGAAGAAGCTATGGTTTCAAATTATAATTCGTGGTGCGTGTATTATCAGTGTTATCTCTGTTTGCATGAATACTCCTCAAACATTTAAAGCTGTtccatcattaaaatatttgactatTGTTATGGACTTCATCACTGGTAtagttttatcttttgaaatagtattaaaaatagttgccaaaggaattattttatcaaagaacTCTTATTTTCGCAGTCCTGGTAGAGTGTTTGAGTTTGTGATGGTAGTTTGCATTATTATATCAGTTATTCTACAGTTTTtggaaatcaaaaaattttttccaaatgttGAATTAGATTATATTGTCATTTCTTTTATACGTGCTCCAAgaccttttttattatttcgtGTTATGAAATCTTTGTTGAATATAAGTTTACCAAAATCAGTGTCATTGCGTTCTCTAAAGCAAATTGGAAGCGTACTACTTTTTACTGCTTATTTTATGTCTTTAGCAGCTGTAATTGGAGTGCAAATGTTTGGAATAATGAAGTATTACTGTGTTAAACTTTCAGCAGATcctaataatatttcaaataatgattttttgattccAGCGTCACGTTGCTCTAAAAACTACAGTTCTTCATTTCAATGTCCTGAAGGTTTTACTTGTAAACCTttacaatttgaaaaatttcGTCAAGATCGGAGATATTTTGAGCACATATTGACTGGACTTTTAACTGTATACGAGGCATCCTCAATGGAAGGCTGGTCTTACATGATGTATGATGCAATAAATACTCGTCATTTTGCATTTGCTGTAGTCTATAAtgttgcattaattttttttattgcatggcttgttaaaaatgtattcataGCAATTATTACTGAAGCATTTGCTGATCTTCGTATACAGGTTAGCAGACTAAATAAcagctctaaaaaaaaaaacactgatcAAAGAGTTTTGCAAAAGATAGATTCACAGATGGAACTCATTAGAATAGAGCAGCTATTTCCAAAAAACTATGTGTCACAGTCAGTTCATAAGTTTGTCAACACAttgaaatttaaatgttttatttatttttgcatttttatagaTGCAGTTATTCAAGCTGTTAACTCAAAATCACTTTCAGTTTCTCCAatagtttttactattatttttgatatagaATTAATATTGAAGATTATAGCAATGGGGTTTAAGCGATATTATAATTCATTCACCTGTCGTTTTGAGGGTGCTCTATGTATAGGTAGTACTGTTTTAATATTTCCTCTAATGAATGGATATAAAGGATGTGCTTTGTTTCAAGTTATGCGTGTGTTCAGATTAGTTTTAATATCCAGTTCACTAACTGTGTTTTTAAATCGCATACTTGGAAGTGGAAAAAAGCTTggaaatttacttttgtttactcTTGCTGTTTTAGTCATTGCTTCAGGAGTGACGATGCAACTTTTTTGTGGGATTGGTACATCaaatcaaagtaataataaagttttttcaattttaagtgaAACTAGTTTTGGTGATTTTCCAAATGCAACCGTTGCTATGTTTCAAGTGTTTATGTCTGAAAATTGGAATGGTGTAATGAATGATCTTCTTTGGCAAGGCCAGAAAAAGTATTCATGGCTTGTCTTTATAACCTTTATTAGTTTTCATCTTCTTGCTGCAACAATACTTTTGAGTGTGTTTGTTGCATTAATTCTTGATAATCTTGAGCTTGAAGAAGGCGTTAAACTATTGAAACAACATAGACAAGGTGTTGAAGTTGCTGACACTCAAGAGGCACTACCAGCTAGAATTCAGTTGTTTGAGAAGTTAAAACCTAGGCCAAAATTAGTCAGCCTTGACAACATGAATGAGTGCAGCTTACCTAAGGTACGACAAAGCTTTGTTAACAAGtttataacatctttaaatgATGTTGAAGATGCAAACAACATTATAGCACACCTTTCTAAAAAGTCATCAAATACTTCCAAATCATGTTTAAATGAATTTAGGCTCAGTTTTTTTGAAGACAAGCCAAATGAGTTACACTATCTGACACAGTTAAGAAAGCAATCAACAATATCTGAATTTATAGCTGAAGTACATAGTAAAAGGACTTCTTATAAGGGGAGTGAAGTAGCAAATGGCaagttgtcaaatttaaaaGCTATGAGGCATAGTCCAAGGATAAGTCCATCTTCTAATCTTTATTCACCGAGAGAGACTTCTTCTGGTTTTCGTCCAATGCTTGGACTTCGATTGAGTAATCataaaatttcaactttgaCACAAGAAAATAAACGTATTCAAACTAagacgaataaaaaaaaagacattgatGTTGCATTAATGAGACAAAAGTTAGAAGAAGCCCATTACAAAAAAGAGTCTCACATTGATTATCTTCGTGAAAATCACCCTACATTTGACAAatcattgtttatattttcatctaaaCATCCTCTTAGAATGTTTATTCATAAAATTGTACATGCTAGATATCGTGCTTTCAACACAGATGATAAAAGCATTCAGGTTGGTGCATTTAGTTTTGATAGATTAAAACGGTATATTGGATCACAAACTTATCTTGATTGgcttatgttattatttactCAGATTTCTTGTTTAGCTATGGCATTTGAGACTGTAAATGTTAGAGTATTTCACAATTCTGATTGCAAAGTATTATCAATTATTGAATATGTATTTGTAATATCCACCTCAATCGAGTTAACTCTGAAAATTGTTGCTGATGGTCTCTTGTTTACACCCAATGCATTTATTCAAGATGTTGGCGGAGTTTTgcatgtatttatttatattgttagtCTAATTTACTTAGTATGGCAACCAAAGATTATACCCCCATTTTCAGCTGCTCAATATATATTGGTTTTACGAGCTTTGCGTCCTTTAAGAATTATTACACTTGCTCCACCACTGCGAAAAGTAGTATGGGTACTGCTCAGTGgttataaagacatttttaaggTTGCTATTCTCCAAGGTGTTTTGATGTTTGCCTTTGCTAGTTATGGTGTCCAGGTTTTTGctgaaaaattaatgaaatgtAATGATtcagattttcaaaataaaaataagtgcgTTGGATCgttttataaaactgttgctTCTCCTCGCAATTTACAAGGATTAAAtggtaacaaaacaaaaatattagtcCCTAGAGTCTGGTCGAATCCTCGCAATTTTGACTTTGATAATTTAGGAAAGGCATTTCTTGCTTTACTTGAATTATTATCTTTAGAAGGTTGGACTGATGTTCGAGATACAATTAAGGATCAAACAGGATGGGTAGGCATTCTATACCCACATGCTTATGTAGTTGCTGCTTGTCTTTTAGGACTAACACTATTTATTGGTGTTATTGTCAGCAATTTTAATGAAACCAAAGGAACAGCGTTATTGACTGTAGAGCAGAAGCGTTGgaaagatctaaaaaaaaaacttgaactcGCACAACCACTTCACTTGCCACCTCGACCAAAGGATAGCTTTATTAGAGGAAAACTTTAcgacttttttaattgtaaatggtataatcaattttatgcatttattttattggttaatgTGGGTACTCTGTTTCGTGGCCAATGGGAGCCAAATGATCTTGATTCTATATGGAATTCTTCATTAATATCAATTGCAGTTATTTGCTGCATAATATTCTTTATTGATTTAGTTTTAAAGGTTGTTGCCTATTCTGTTAAAGGATATTGGCTAAGCTGGAGAAATCGATTTGACTTTATATTAACTCTTAGTGGCATTGTATTTTCTGTTTGGATATTATTGTCATTTTCTCAAAGAAATACACATGATGAGGCAAAGCAATTTGGAGTTGCTATTTTTATTCTAcgatttctttctttttctggAAAGTCAAATGATTTGCGGATGCTTATGTTGACAGTTGTAATGAGTTTGACAAAGTGCTTTTTTACTATTGGTGTAATGCTAATGATAATGGCCTGCTACGCTTTTGTTGGAGTTATTCTTTTTGGAAATGTAAAACATGGTTTGGCATTAAATAATCAAGCAAATTTTGAAACTACCTATAATGCTATGCTACTTTTATTTCGTATGACAACAGGTGAAGATTGGAATCGTGTGATGCGTGATGCCACTTTATCTTGGCCTTATTGTAAATTGAATGATAAAGAAGattataaatttagtaattGTGGTAACACAACAGctgcgtattttttttttcattctttttattttataattaactacatttttttgaatttatttattgctgttgtcattgaaaatttttcaatcttttattcAACTGATGATGATCCAATTATGTCTCAACAAGATATTCGAAATTTCCAAGAAGCTTGGAATGCAGAAGACAAAGGTAACAGCGGCTCAATAAGTGTCCAAAGTGCCAGGAAAGTTATTGAGTCACTgcataaaactttgaaattggAAAAATCAGCGCATCCACTGCTTTTTAAGTGCATGTCtgctgaaattgaaaaaataagaaatggaaaaaatgttttttttcatgacCTTTTGTTTGTTGTCGCATACAAGAAAATtgatataacaaaaaatctCCAGCTAGAAGAAAG attaGCACGTGCTGAATTAGATGATGGCATCAAGGAAGAGGTAGCTGCTGAAGTAATAAGAGAATGGATAGTGCGTGTAATTCAGCAAAACAAGACAAAAGTCAAATCACAGcttgaaaagaaaatttctg gAGGATCTGGCGAGTCTGAATTAACTGACGGCAGTTTAAAAAGCGATTTTGATGGTGCTTCTGTTAATTCATTTCCTAATCAAACGACGTTGAATCAAAATTATGATGTACAGTCATCATTTGATGGaatcagaaaaagaaaacaaggaTTAAATGATGTAAAAGACGAACTATATACTTGGTGGAACTCTGCAATTGATGAAAATGAAAGCCTTcttgaaaaaaagaatgaaatgaaatga